One Setaria italica strain Yugu1 chromosome I, Setaria_italica_v2.0, whole genome shotgun sequence DNA window includes the following coding sequences:
- the LOC101778554 gene encoding cyclin-dependent protein kinase inhibitor SMR6, translating to MGIQEVKKLLRNQHRRHDAHVEVKDEDRSQDGAKVWVLGMSGIGGIALPLQQLKPVKTGGRRRHDADEERDGGGEKGEDEEPVTPRGEGCRIPAEAATCPPAPKKPRTAVSIIRSGAGRRCNCDDGEVLDEFFRVPADLEAVFVSRAAKAN from the coding sequence ATGGGGATCCAAGAGGTGAAGAAGCTGTTGCGTAATCAGCATCGCCGCCATGATGCGCATGTGGAAGTGAAAGACGAAGACCGCAGCCAAGACGGAGCCAAGGTCTGGGTCCTGGGCATGTCCGGGATCGGCGGGATCGCCCTGCCGCTGCAGCAGCTCAAGCCCGTCAAGACAGGCGGTCGCCGGCGACACGATGCCGACGaggagcgcgacggcggcggggaaaaGGGAGAGGATGAGGAGCCCGTGACGCCGAGGGGGGAAGGGTGCAGGAtaccggcggaggcggcgacgtgCCCGCCGGCGCCCAAGAAGCCCAGGACGGCGGTGTCGATCATCAGGAGCGGCGCCGGTCGCCGGTGCAActgcgacgacggcgaggtgcTCGACGAGTTCTTCCGCGTGCCAGCGGATTTGGAGGCCGTCTTTGTCAGCCGAGCTGCCAAGGCGAATTAG
- the LOC101772200 gene encoding RNA polymerase-associated protein LEO1: protein MAMEDETREAADGTEVQVEAVDLGTVHFEAHPEVKLPSIMEIKNVGEAIDSTAGTLEIPEDQVLVEAPSELELPPEHKLNGEASSPNGHMDKEEKISNAQLHENDQEEAELEGTSAHQSNGINKEEVTDGLSHGESTTEHSSLLKHEKDEEPRDDRQDSEGVTVDDDLVQEDTLQPDNSIEQTDDGQRDQNQEPEKANEGTQPASIANNADIEEAEAPTGFQTPVEPHMDDSGAVPVTIDEKIEMEEPAKADDVVHPDHKESFPEETSIAGPTEEVAKMEDPQSQQADAVDADVVQEEVPKFEHADEPATNAHEVLNQESTEETDGPVNEKTEETAHQSNMAVPEETTPENDTITGEPPVNIQVQNQESVEKIKDAEEVDTGAAMQQSSVAFDEAVPEDQHNLGITMDGDTVQQDTLEAIEQTEDPQGQDLEPEKANENTQPATMTNIPDVEVVSEAPSGVQTPVEINLDNSDAIPDTAGRNTENR from the exons ATGGCAATGGAAGATGAAACACGAGAAGCAGCTGATGGGACG GAAGTCCAAGTAGAAGCTGTTGATTTAGGAACAGTCCATTTTGAAGCACACCCAGAAGTTAAGCTTCCGTCTATCATGGAGATCAAGAATGTGGGAGAAGCCATCGATTCAACTGCAGGAACGTTGGAGATTCCAGAGGACCAAGTTTTAGTAGAAGCACCCTCTGAACTCGAACTTCCTCCAGAACATAAGCTAAATGGCGAAGCATCTTCTCCGAATGGCCATATGGACAAAGAAGAGAAGATTTCAAATGCGCAGCTGCATGAGAATGATCAGGAAGAAGCAGAACTAGAAGGGACAAGTGCCCATCAGAGCAATGGAATCAATAAAGAAGAGGTGACTGATGGTTTAAGCCATGGAGAAAGCACAACAGAACATAGCAGCCTTCTGAAGCATGAGAAAGATGAAGAACCCAGGGATGACCGACAAGATTCAGAAGGTGTTACAGTGGATGATGACTTGGTTCAGGAAGACACACTGCAACCTGACAATTCTATTGAGCAGACAGATGATGGTCAGCGAGATCAGAATCAGGAGCCAGAAAAGGCAAACGAGGGCACACAACCTGCCAGCATTGCAAACAATGCCGATATTGAGGAAGCTGAGGCACCTACTGGATTCCAAACTCCTGTGGAGCCACATATGGATGATTCTGGTGCTGTTCCAGTAACAATTGATGAAAAGATAGAAATGGAGGAACCAGCTAAGGCAGATGATGTTGTTCATCCTGACCACAAAGAGAGCTTTCCAGAAGAAACATCTATTGCAGGACCTACAGAAGAGGTGGCCAAAATGGAAGATCCACAGAGCCAGCAAGCTGATGCAGTGGATGCAGATGTGGTGCAGGAAGAGGTGCCTAAATTTGAACATGCTGATGAGCCAGCAACCAATGCTCATGAAGTGCTGAATCAAGAATCTACTGAAGAAACTGATGGCCCAGTGAATGAAAAGACTGAAGAAACTGCGCACCAGAGTAACATGGCAGTTCCTGAGGAGACAACACCAGAAAATGACACAATAACAGGGGAGCCACCTGTAAATATTCAAGTGCAGAACCAGGAATCagtagaaaaaataaaagatgCTGAAGAAGTTGATACTGGAGCAGCTATGCAACAAAGCAGTGTTGCTTTTGACGAGGCAGTTCCAGAAGATCAACATAATTTAGGTATTACAATGGATGGTGACACCGTGCAGCAAGACACACTGGAAGCTATTGAGCAAACAGAAGATCCGCAAGGCCAGGATCTAGAACCAGAAAAAGCAAATGAGAACACACAACCTGCAACCATGACAAACATTCCTGATGTTGAGGTTGTATCTGAAGCACCTTCTGGAGTCCAAACTCCTGTGGAGATCAATCTGGACAACTCTGATGCCATTCCAGATACTGCAGGTAGAAACACAGAAAACAGATGA
- the LOC101779234 gene encoding titin homolog: MTETEEEPKDIEATEAQEITEHGHVTPSKELSAEDDSTADETHNDDIQHTLGQDSVEVKETVFTSEDTVLDNVTAEEPTCDSQEVDNAESTEETKGNTAENIEEVSDVVIADEAVKEQDVLQTEDIAETHMQELEPEETKNTEPVESEEASDQMNAVLFDDLAQEDTQEIDMQQAESATETTETEAAPQESKDCVSDEPSAEDHKIESEKDCDTQGVSITESLEVIDGDKDIITGGISGQSNMVSAGESAQENYVPESKSTADIQPVQEPEPEEIKNTELTEVKETSYEMNTTVFQTPTKEDNLATIDLHESARELSNIEATEAGTPHQSDAAQSEEQAPEGIASEPQVLEPESVEEMNDTTATETTNISNAKLTSSSGESVPEEIATEDNTSTEPDVDHQQVQDQESSDFMETEADKPQGIASSCILSTSEQSTSEDNATAIAEDNATAMEPNSDTQAESLQLAEVTEGTENVKSNTALGEAAAPEENVETGATADMPSVQEPELEETKGAEPAGTEDIMTSIDLPAGNMDMETMGTEAVPHESHVESIKELTEDGTEPVLELESFENTKCTDTMEHPGEPHGSTSDETTPTEENTTVTERAFDTQQVQNLTSQEIKDSEDAKTDEFSDLSSFPTKEADQESNLPRTEPATDVQQVQETRDIESEGTENHQQHGVSTFEEPAVDSEPNVDDQQVHEDKVPEVKDNQAMEAEEVIQQSNIDIPDDATGERSELTSEPDSYVQPAQHVDSENSQLEKAEETAGTVAIEETPTEDSIACEIDPPVDIKQEHELEPVEEIKATDANEAEEEFHTSQVDAIEKSASEGNMASIEPTSDIKQEPTSDIKQENELEATKEINGIEAVNDGEQTENATSEDPSPTDNETTPEGHSAELNEEITGNETDDVKDEIQTFVELKDGACDLGETVLPTQGSENMTDEDAVQSPGDDRLETSNTDHVKEEKKDGCEHNSSEMSGVHKEENTIHVQERDISGQLLTKKGTEEATQASFESDPQGAQDVTKEDDTTEDGEQTSDLNKQPDDVALQLQTCEADALSIGRQDEVVQKVDLDQQQKKDEEIENQKEEIQADEQKHEDKGDDFTMEPLVEPDDIENGAKNRTEDTDVCEAEQTEALITEILKHEEAPHVSEESTPSSTDMEVDNVKGTDEGTEEDSGAKNDNKDEKESAENNDIVANDSTDEHDETIYEINNEEVEPGLASSGQEASEPAPSNDAILENDSAAVTQNVESGEHREDKECTDKVNDDVHTIQASEKEIAGEINENKEIQNEDNAIHHDESQTKSEKDEAPQLHASEPCNMDAKIDDTTTPGKEIIDGNASIKPREIEEIGENKGLDSTSKPFVESSIQNNVEQDLSIHHKVEDENLSMMEQNDVDIEAMQEKADESASDINLTKQCQEEISEDDVQQLEIEESSFDKIDETVSHEKTETSTTEAVIVNDTITNKASGDDGEPSDGSLKTFNDTGRDLDVSSVITASKEESVNENMEDHKLALPAHTAQDENTPAHQEKTEREMPSSEKPLPTEPEENQIPNEINEGELQDENQIPNEKNEQDIQDTEIEDAQNDVEPDLPVSHFLMNLILGKKNGVADENSEPGAEGKQGETTEDDSCVLISKEEESVGPLCTENKVDDNLTFEQEKHDAKCSEETQEMVKEQSDDLKLDTERSLHTDEESNKNTQGNPQDKISDELLSEEAASVSTNMKARDIEISNFELDDKAVDTVCQEDTEESTKVENESLKSNINDLTNTEASEEDTLGEQQTGLLHESLPEDNSADAVSAPLLIESGVVDAKDSSYDAEAAQNLTCAKEDDPTESSIIEATSSPHIQLECEEVEKKEEEQHASKGTENVPKEAVESSNDNPQKSTSSEVTPHEQEPHITEPVSDTEKILAPEKEICEGSTCMDEKENSNFSIKGVENFQTEVEIQADSPNMQINQDKKDEVADNKTAMGPEKLGEYDFQEQQETDRKHEVADNKTAMGPEKLGESDFQEQQETDTEQKSPKVSDEGDQQFLVKKETMIKEQVVPGTVESHEQTVSIKSNEKQELFDSKVQERDLNVVSPREASEAEENFVGVTKPEFSTDEEQSPKADADEKTYDEKIKDVEGTKDFTDGAATKTEAPGATKKAPKKLNLLSGVGSKVKHQLAKVKKAIVGKPGNTKPDSPKS; the protein is encoded by the exons ATGACTGAAACAGAAGAAGAACCGAAGGACATTGAAGCCACTGAAGCTCAAGAAATCACCGAACACGGCCATGTTACTCCTTCCAAGGAACTTTCAGCAGAAGATGATTCGACAGCAGATGAGACACATAATGATGATATTCAGCACACCCTTGGACAAGATTCGGTTGAAGTTAAGGAAACTGTTTTTACTTCAGAGGACACTGTACTAGATAATGTAACAGCAGAAGAGCCAACCTGTGATAGTCAAGAAGTAGATAATGCAGAATCAACCGAAGAAACTAAGGGAAACACAGCTGAGAATATAGAAGAAGTCTCTGATGTGGTGATTGCTGATGAGGCAGTTAAAGAACAGGATGTGCTACAGACTGAGGATATTGCTGAAACGCATATGCAGGAGCTAGAACCAGAAGAAACAAAGAACACAGAACCTGTTGAATCAGAAGAAGCTTCTGATCAGATGAATGCTGTTCTATTCGATGATTTAGCTCAAGAAGATACACAGGAGATTGATATGCAGCAGGCAGAGTCAGCAACAGAAACCACTGAAACTGAAGCAGCTCCCCAGGAAAGCAAAGACTGTGTTTCAGATGAGCCTTCTGCAGAAGATCATAAGATAGAAAGTGAAAAAGATTGTGACACTCAGGGAGTAAGCATCACAGAATCTTTAGAAGTAATTGATGGTGACAAAGACATCataactggaggaatctctggCCAAAGCAACATGGTATCTGCTGGGGAGTCGGCTCAAGAAAACTATGTCCCTGAAAGCAAGTCAACTGCTGATATTCAGCCTGTGCAGGAACCGGAACCAGAAGAAATAAAGAACACTGAACTTACAGAAGTGAAGGAAACATCCTATGAAATGAATACTACTGTCTTTCAGACGCCAACCAAAGAAGATAATCTAGCCACAATTGATCTGCATGAATCAGCAAGAGAACTGAGCAACATTGAAGCCACAGAAGCAGGAACACCCCACCAAAGTGATGCTGCTCAATCAGAGGAGCAAGCACCAGAAGGAATAGCAAGTGAGCCACAAGTACTGGAACCAGAATCAGTCGAAGAAATGAATGACACTACAGCCACTGAGACTACAAATATCTCCAATGCTAAGCTAACATCTTCCTCTGGGGAATCTGTCCCAGAAGAAATTGCAACAGAAGATAACACAAGCACTGAACCAGATGTTGATCATCAACAAGTCCAGGATCAAGAATCAAGTGATTTCATGGAAACTGAAGCCGATAAACCTCAAGGAATTGCGTCATCTTGCATTCTTTCTACTTCTGAGCAGTCCACTTCAGAAGACAATGCAACGGCAATAGCAGAAGACAATGCAACAGCAATGGAACCAAATTCTGACACTCAAGCAGAGAGTTTACAGCTGGCAGAAGTAACTGAGGGCACTGAAAATGTGAAAAGCAACACTGCTCTTGGTGAGGCAGCAGCTCCAGAAGAAAATGTAGAAACAGGTGCAACTGCTGATATGCCATCAGTGCAGGAGCCAGAGCTAGAAGAGACCAAGGGCGCTGAACCAGCTGGAACAGAGGATATTATGACATCAATTGACCTGCCAGCAGGAAATATGGACATGGAAACCATGGGGACTGAAGCAGTCCCTCATGAGAGTCATGTTGAAAGTATAAAGGAACTCACTGAAGATGGTACTGAGCCAGTTCTGGAGCTAGAATCGTTTGAGAACACGAAGTGCACTGACACAATGGAACATCCAGGAGAGCCCCATGGTTCTACTTCTGATGAGACTACTCCAACAGAAGAAAATACAACAGTAACCGAGCGTGCTTTTGACACACAGCAAGTGCAGAATCTGACATCTCAAGAAATCAAGGACAGTGAAGATGCCAAAACAGATGAATTCTCAGATCTCAGTAGCTTTCCTACTAAAGAGGCAGATCAAGAAAGTAATTTACCAAGGACTGAGCCAGCTACTGATGTCCAACAAGTGCAAGAAACCAGAGACATTGAATCCGAGGGAACTGAAAATCATCAACAACACGGAGTTTCTACCTTTGAGGAGCCAGCAGTAGACAGTGAGCCCAATGTTGATGATCAACAGGTGCACGAGGACAAAGTACCAGAAGTAAAAGACAATCAAGCAATGGAGGCTGAAGAAGTCATCCAGCAAAGTAATATTGACATTCCAGATGATGCAACTGGAGAAAGGAGTGAACTGACAAGTGAACCAGATTCTTATGTCCAACCAGCACAGCATGTGGACAGTGAGAACAGTCAGCTTGAAAAGGCAGAAGAAACCGCAGGCACTGTCGCCATTGAAGAAACACCTACAGAAGATAGTATTGCGTGTGAAATTGACCCACCTGTTGATATTAAACAAGAGCATGAACTAGAACCAGTGGAAGAAATCAAGGCTACTGATGCCAATGAAGCTGAAGAAGAATTTCATACAAGCCAAGTTGATGCAATAGAAAAATCAGCTTCAGAAGGTAATATGGCATCAATAGAGCCAACTTCCGATATTAAGCAAGAGCCAACTTCCGATATTAAGCAAGAGAACGAATTGGAGGCAACAAAAGAAATTAACGGCATCGAAGCCGTCAATGATGGAGAGCAAACAGAGAATGCTACTTCAGAGGACCCATCTCCAACAGATAATGAAACAACACCAGAAGGGCATTCTGCAGAGTTGAATGAAGAAATTACAGGGAATGAAACTGATGATGTCAAAGATGAAATACAGACGTTCGTGGAACTAAAG GATGGTGCATGTGATTTGGGCGAAACTGTTTTGCCAACTCAGGGAAGTGAGAACATGACTGATGAAGATGCTGTTCAAAGTCCTGGTGATGATAGACTAGAGACTTCAAATACCGATCATGtcaaagaagagaaaaaggatGGATGTGAACATAACTCAAGCGAAATGTCAGGTGTGCATAAAGAAGAGAACACAATTCATGTTCAGGAAAGAGATATCAGTGGGCAACTTCTCACAAAAAAGGGCACTGAAGAAGCAACACAAGCTTCATTTGAAAGTGATCCTCAGGGAGCACAAGATGTCACAAAAGAAGATGATACCACAGAAGATGGTGAGCAAACTAGTGATCTTAACAAGCAACCTGATGATGTAGCACTTCAACTGCAAACATGTGAGGCAGATGCTTTATCCATTGGGAGACAAGATGAGGTTGTGCAAAAGGTTGACTTGGATCAACAACAGAAAAAAGATGAGGAGATTGAAAATCAGAAGGAAGAAATTCAGGCAGATGAACAGAAACATGAGGACAAGGGGGATGATTTCACCATGGAACCACTTGTGGAGCCCGATGATATCGAAAATGGTGCCAAAAATAGAACAGAAGACACTGATGTATGTGAG GCTGAACAAACAGAGGCACTCATTACTGAAATTCTTAAGCATGAAGAAGCCCCACATGTATCTGAAGAATCCACCCCAAGTAGCACGGATATGGAGGTTGACAATGTTAAGGGAACAGATGAAGGAACAGAAGAAGATTCTGGTGCTAAAAATGATAATAAAGATGAGAAGGAGAGTGCAGAAAATAATGACATAGTAGCAAACGATTCTactgatgaacatgatgaaacAATTTATGAAATTAATAATGAAGAG GTTGAACCTGGTTTGGCATCCTCTGGTCAAGAAGCATCTGAACCGGCTCCTTCAAATGATGCTATACTAGAGAAT GATTCTGCAGCTGTTACTCAGAATGTTGAATCAGGAGAGCATAGGGAGGATAAAGAATGCACAGACAAGGTTAATGATGATGTCCACACCATTCAAGCATCGGAGAAAGAGATTGCAGGTGAAATAAATGAGAATAAAGAAATTCAAAATGAAGACAATGCTATCCATCATGATGAATCACAGACAAAATCTGAAAAGGATGAGGCGCCTCAACTGCATGCCAGTGAACCATGCAACATGGATGCCAAAATTGATGATACAACAACTCCAGGCAAAGAAATAATCGATGGTAATGCAAGTATAAAGCCCAGAGAAATTGAAGAGATTGGAGAAAACAAGGGACTCGACTCCACTTCCAAACCTTTTGTAGAATCATCCATACAGAACAATGTTGAGCAGGACTTAAGCATTCATCACAAG GTTGAAGACGAAAATCTTTCAATGATGGAGCAAAATGATGTAGATATTGAAGCTATGCAAGAAAAAGCTGATGAATCTGCCTCAGATATAAATCTAACCAAGCAATGTCAGGAAGAAATTAGTGAAGATGATGTTCAGCAACTTGAAATAGAAGAAAGTTCATTTGACAAAATTGATGAAACCGTTTCACATGAGAAAACAGAGACAAGCACCACTGAAGCGGTAATAGTCAATGACACCATCACCAATAAG GCTAGTGGAGACGATGGTGAACCATCTGATGGAAGTCTCAAAACCTTTAATGACACTGGAAGGGAtcttgatgtttcatctgtaaTTACAGCATCAAAGGAAGAAAGTGTGAATGAGAATATGGAAGACCATAAGCTTGCTCTTCCTGCGCATACTGCACAGGACGAAAACACCCCTGCGCATCAAGAGAAGACGGAAAGAGAGATGCCTTCATCAGAGAAGCCCCTTCCTACTGAACCAGAAGAGAATCAAATTCCCAATGAAATAAATGAAGGGGAGTTACAGGATGAAAATCAAATTCCCAATGAAAAGAATGAACAGGACATTCAAGATACAGAAATTGAAGATGCTCAGAATGATGTTGAACCAGATTTACCTGTTTCTCATTTTCTGATGAATTTAATATTAGGAAAAAAGAACGGTGTTGCAGATGAAAATTCAGAACCTGGGGCTGAAGGGAAGCAAGGAGAAACAACAGAAGACGATAGCTGCGTGCTCATTtctaaagaagaagaaagtgtGGGGCCACTTTGCACAGAAAATAAGGTGGATGACAATCTCACCTTTGAACAAGAAAAACATGATGCCAAATGCTCCGAAGAAACACAGGAAATGGTCAAAGAACAAAGTGATGATCTTAAGCTGGACACAGAAAGATCACTACATACTGATGAAGAGTCCAATAAGAACACTCAAGGCAATCCCCAAGACAAAATTTCTGATGAACTGTTATCAGAAGAAGCAGCTAGTGTTTCTACAAATATGAAAGCGAGAGATATTGAGATTTCGAACTTTGAGCTGGATGATAAAGCAGTTGATACTGTCTGTCAGGAAGACACGGAGGAGTCAACAAAAGTTGAAAATGAGAGCTTGAAGAGCAACATAAATGATTTAACAAATACAGAGGCTTCGGAAGAGGATACTCTAGGGGAACAACAAACAGGACTCTTGCATGAATCTTTACCTGAAGATAATAGTGCTGATGCAGTGTCCGCGCCCTTGCTGATAGAATCAGGTGTGGTTGATGCAAAAGATTCATCTTATGATGCTGAGGCTGCCCAGAACCTTACCTGTGCAAAAGAAGATGATCCCACTGAATCTTCCATCATTGAGGCAACAAGTAGTCCTCATATTCAACTGGAGTGTGAAGAAgtagagaagaaagaagaggagcaGCATGCAAGCAAGGGCACAGAAAACGTTCCCAAAGAAGCTGTAGAAAGTTCAAATGACAATCCTCAGAAAAGCACAAGCTCTGAAGTAACACCTCATGAGCAAGAACCTCATATAACGGAACCAGTTAGTGACACTGAGAAGATTTTGGCTCCTGAAAAGGAAATTTGTGAAGGCTCAACATGCATGGATGAGAAAGAAAACTCTAACTTCTCAATTAAAGGAGTAGAAAACTTTCAAACAGAAGTTGAAATTCAGGCTGACAGTCCAAACATGCAGATCAACCAAGATAAGAAAGATGAAGTTGCTGACAACAAAACTGCAATGGGACCAGAAAAGCTAGGGGAATATGATTTTCAGGAGCAGCAGGAAACTGATAGGAAACATGAAGTTGCTGACAACAAAACTGCAATGGGCCCAGAAAAACTAGGGGAATCTGATTTTCAGGAGCAGCAGGAAACTGATACTGAGCAAAAGTCTCCTAAAGTGAGTGATGAAGGAGACCAGCAATTTTTGGTCAAAAAAGAGACCATGATCAAAGAACAGGTTGTGCCTGGAACAGTTGAAAGCCATGAGCAAACAGTGAGTATAAAATCTAACGAAAAGCAAGAACTGTTTGATTCAAAGGTCCAGGAACGTGATCTCAATGTAGTTTCACCCAGAGAAGCTTCTGAGGCTGAAGAAAACTTTGTGGGCGTAACCAAGCCAGAATTCAGCACAGATGAAGAGCAAAGTCCAAAGGCTGATGCAGATGAGAAAACTTATGATGAGAAGATAAAGGACGTAGAGGGAACTAAGGATTTCACTGATGGAGCAGCAACGAAAACTGAAGCACCAGGAGCAACAAAGAAGGCACCTAAAAAACTCAACCTATTGTCTGGCGTTGGATCAAAGGTAAAGCACCAACTAGCAAAGGTGAAGAAAGCCATCGTAGGTAAGCCTGGGAACACAAAACCAGACTCACCAAAGTCATAG